Proteins found in one Brevibacillus brevis genomic segment:
- a CDS encoding dihydrolipoamide acetyltransferase family protein translates to MVEFKLPDVGEGMHEGEIVKVLVRTGESVQQDQPLLEVQTDKVNAELSAPVTGIIRDIFISEGETVEVGTTLLVIDAGTEAKKEETKLPEKVVNPDKTVNFAPARADHRRSLATPYVRQLAREMKLDIELVTGTGAAGRVTEEDLRQFANRLQKSVPAKFPTSATGNERLLEASTVEVETEPVVQPKTGTTTRATTSSQGDIERLPLKGIRKKIAEHMVKSVTIIPHVTSVDELEMDQLRALREKLKPYAEKRNIKLTFLPFFIKALVIALKEFPTLNASIDEHTNEILLKRFYHIGIATDTPEGLIVPVIKDADHKSIFQLAEEIDQLARLARKGKLTMEHITGGTFTVSNVGPIGGLQATPIINHPEVAIISLHKMEKRWVVREDEGVIRWMMNLSLSFDHRLIDGVTAVRFTNRIKELLEDPNLLFAEMV, encoded by the coding sequence ATGGTTGAGTTCAAGCTTCCTGATGTGGGAGAAGGTATGCATGAAGGAGAAATTGTAAAAGTACTGGTTCGCACGGGCGAATCCGTTCAACAGGATCAACCGCTGCTGGAGGTTCAGACAGACAAGGTGAATGCCGAGTTGTCTGCGCCAGTGACAGGCATTATTCGTGACATTTTCATATCAGAAGGGGAAACAGTAGAGGTCGGAACTACCCTTCTCGTAATCGATGCAGGTACGGAAGCAAAGAAGGAAGAGACAAAGCTTCCAGAAAAGGTCGTAAATCCGGATAAGACAGTCAATTTTGCCCCAGCTCGTGCTGATCACCGCCGCTCATTGGCCACACCATACGTTCGGCAGTTGGCACGGGAAATGAAGCTGGATATCGAGTTGGTCACGGGAACAGGAGCAGCAGGGCGTGTGACGGAAGAAGATTTGCGCCAATTCGCCAATCGACTGCAAAAATCAGTACCAGCCAAGTTTCCGACTTCGGCTACTGGCAATGAGCGTCTGTTGGAGGCAAGTACGGTGGAGGTTGAGACTGAACCGGTTGTTCAGCCGAAAACAGGAACCACTACTCGCGCGACCACCTCGTCGCAGGGAGATATCGAACGGCTACCTTTAAAAGGCATCCGGAAAAAGATTGCCGAGCATATGGTGAAATCAGTGACAATCATCCCGCATGTTACTTCAGTCGATGAGCTGGAGATGGATCAGCTGCGTGCTTTGCGCGAAAAGCTAAAGCCATATGCGGAAAAACGGAATATCAAGTTGACCTTCCTGCCGTTCTTTATCAAGGCGTTGGTCATTGCACTGAAGGAATTCCCGACGCTGAACGCATCGATTGACGAACATACGAATGAAATCCTGCTCAAGCGTTTTTACCATATCGGCATTGCAACGGATACGCCGGAGGGCTTGATTGTACCAGTTATCAAGGATGCAGACCACAAATCGATTTTTCAACTCGCAGAGGAAATCGATCAGCTGGCACGCTTGGCTCGCAAAGGCAAATTGACTATGGAGCACATAACAGGCGGCACCTTCACGGTCAGCAATGTAGGTCCTATCGGGGGACTGCAAGCAACTCCCATCATTAATCACCCCGAAGTGGCGATTATCAGTTTGCACAAAATGGAGAAGCGTTGGGTCGTGCGTGAGGATGAAGGCGTTATTCGCTGGATGATGAACCTGTCACTTTCGTTTGATCATCGCCTGATCGATGGCGTGACGGCGGTACGTTTTACCAACCGGATCAAGGAGTTGCTGGAAGATCCGAATCTATTGTTTGCGGAGATGGTATAG
- the lpdA gene encoding dihydrolipoyl dehydrogenase, giving the protein MVVGEVAVETDVVVIGGGPGGYAAAIRLGQLGKSVVLIEKEVLGGVCLNRGCIPSKALIHTAGEYHKLSSLTKLGIQLPTGKTTFHMPSWQTWKSSVVAQLNKGVDYLCQANGVTVVKGTATFLSSDRIGVETGGDFETYKFKQAIIATGSRPFIPSFLKTDGEYILDSTDMLALDDVPETLAIIGGGYIGMELGMAFAKLGSQVTVIEATERILPQTAAHLSSEVLKQAKQLGMTVKTATKVEKAEVANGRVTLACTSEKNGFESVIAHKTLVTIGRVPNTGELGLAQAGVEVDERGYIPVTSIGSTNRAHIYAIGDVTPGPALAHRATKQGIVAAEVIAGLPSSVDSPFVPYVIFTEPQIAGVGMTREEAELQGYKVKVAAFPYRANGRALAMDEGEGFAEVIVDQDSHLLLGMHVVGADASNLIGEGVLALELAARVEDVALTMHPHPTLSEVWLEAAEAVLGHAIHIVNKSKVAVNQ; this is encoded by the coding sequence ATGGTAGTCGGCGAAGTAGCAGTAGAAACAGATGTGGTTGTCATCGGCGGTGGGCCAGGAGGTTATGCAGCCGCTATTCGTCTCGGACAGCTGGGGAAATCAGTTGTTCTGATTGAGAAAGAAGTACTGGGTGGGGTCTGCTTGAATCGCGGATGCATTCCGTCGAAAGCCTTGATTCATACAGCAGGCGAATACCACAAGCTAAGTAGTCTAACTAAGCTTGGAATTCAACTGCCGACAGGGAAAACAACGTTCCACATGCCGAGCTGGCAGACGTGGAAGTCTTCTGTCGTTGCTCAGCTGAACAAAGGGGTCGATTATCTCTGCCAGGCCAACGGGGTTACGGTCGTAAAGGGGACAGCAACATTTCTGTCGAGTGATCGGATTGGCGTAGAGACGGGTGGCGATTTTGAAACGTACAAATTCAAACAAGCGATTATTGCGACAGGATCACGTCCATTCATTCCATCGTTTTTAAAAACAGATGGAGAATATATTCTGGATTCTACTGATATGCTGGCATTGGATGACGTACCGGAAACACTGGCCATTATCGGCGGGGGCTATATTGGAATGGAGCTCGGGATGGCGTTCGCCAAGCTTGGATCGCAGGTGACTGTCATCGAGGCAACCGAGCGCATTTTGCCACAGACAGCGGCGCATCTCTCTTCGGAAGTGCTCAAGCAAGCGAAACAGCTCGGGATGACGGTCAAGACCGCAACAAAGGTAGAGAAGGCTGAGGTAGCGAACGGAAGAGTCACGCTCGCATGCACCTCGGAAAAGAACGGTTTCGAAAGTGTCATCGCACATAAAACACTCGTCACCATAGGGCGAGTGCCGAACACAGGCGAACTCGGACTTGCGCAGGCGGGTGTAGAAGTGGACGAGCGCGGCTACATACCCGTGACATCGATTGGCAGTACGAACAGGGCGCATATTTATGCCATCGGCGATGTAACACCTGGCCCTGCGTTAGCCCATCGTGCAACGAAGCAAGGGATTGTGGCAGCCGAGGTGATCGCAGGGCTGCCTAGCAGCGTAGATTCCCCTTTTGTACCTTATGTGATTTTTACCGAACCGCAAATAGCGGGTGTGGGGATGACACGCGAAGAGGCAGAACTTCAAGGATACAAGGTCAAGGTAGCGGCTTTTCCTTATCGGGCGAATGGAAGAGCACTCGCCATGGATGAGGGAGAGGGTTTTGCAGAAGTGATAGTGGATCAAGATAGCCATTTATTATTGGGAATGCACGTTGTAGGTGCGGATGCCTCAAACCTGATTGGGGAGGGTGTGCTGGCACTTGAGCTTGCTGCACGTGTAGAAGATGTGGCGTTAACTATGCATCCGCATCCCACTTTAAGCGAAGTATGGCTGGAGGCTGCTGAAGCGGTGTTAGGTCATGCCATTCATATCGTAAACAAATCAAAAGTAGCTGTGAACCAATAG
- a CDS encoding VOC family protein translates to MKLNHVNLTVTDVPAASDFLEKYFGLKKLDTSDDARGDSFGVLFDDNGLVFTLMKGAEVQYPKTFHIGFIQESEEKVNEINQRLKEDGYKVAPPVRSHGWTFYVKAPGGFTVEVLA, encoded by the coding sequence ATGAAATTGAATCACGTCAATCTTACGGTTACGGATGTTCCAGCTGCTTCTGATTTCTTGGAGAAGTATTTTGGCTTGAAAAAGTTAGATACGTCGGATGATGCCCGTGGCGATAGTTTTGGGGTCCTATTTGACGATAACGGCCTGGTGTTTACCTTGATGAAGGGTGCCGAAGTCCAATATCCAAAGACATTTCATATCGGCTTCATTCAGGAGAGCGAAGAGAAAGTAAATGAAATCAATCAACGCTTAAAAGAAGATGGTTACAAAGTAGCACCGCCAGTAAGATCGCATGGCTGGACGTTTTACGTGAAAGCTCCTGGTGGATTTACAGTTGAGGTACTTGCGTAG
- a CDS encoding NAD(P)H oxidoreductase, protein MKVLTVVTHPRTNSLTFAVSERFVQGLKDAGHEVEVLDLHRSGFHPVLWEEDEPDWNNGDKKYSEEVEIEMERMRKHDALAFIFPIWWFSMPAMLKGYIDRVWNNGFAYGSSKLHHKHALWIGLAAATEDHFQKRSYDQMIAHHLNVGISGYVGIDNSRVEFLYDTLAQNPAHIEQLLDRAYQLGFHYGKKESLQV, encoded by the coding sequence ATGAAAGTACTGACAGTTGTTACCCATCCACGAACCAATTCCTTGACCTTTGCCGTTTCAGAACGCTTCGTTCAGGGCCTAAAAGATGCAGGGCATGAGGTTGAAGTTTTGGATTTGCATCGCAGTGGGTTTCACCCTGTATTATGGGAGGAAGATGAGCCGGATTGGAATAATGGCGATAAGAAATATTCCGAAGAGGTCGAGATTGAAATGGAGCGTATGAGAAAACACGACGCGTTAGCCTTCATTTTTCCGATCTGGTGGTTCAGCATGCCAGCCATGTTGAAAGGATATATCGATCGCGTCTGGAACAACGGGTTTGCCTACGGCTCAAGTAAACTGCATCATAAGCATGCATTGTGGATTGGTCTGGCAGCTGCAACGGAAGATCATTTTCAAAAAAGAAGTTATGACCAAATGATAGCGCATCACCTCAATGTCGGAATCTCTGGTTACGTCGGAATCGACAATTCGAGAGTTGAGTTCCTTTATGACACCTTGGCGCAAAATCCTGCGCATATCGAGCAGTTGTTGGACCGTGCATATCAATTGGGATTCCATTATGGGAAGAAAGAGAGCCTGCAAGTATAA
- a CDS encoding winged helix-turn-helix transcriptional regulator, translating into MRPKLKHTYQIPSEATLDVLGGKWKTLILCQLYYGPKRTSELKKQMPDISQKILTQQLRELEEDGIVIRTVYSQVPPKVEYELSELGESLKPIMDLMCEWGERYLRGEIPGKEVADPAKNAVRYRAIQGI; encoded by the coding sequence ATGAGACCAAAGCTCAAACATACATACCAAATTCCTTCTGAAGCAACGCTAGATGTTTTAGGTGGAAAATGGAAAACCTTGATTTTATGTCAGCTATACTACGGGCCAAAAAGAACGAGCGAATTGAAAAAACAAATGCCGGACATTAGCCAAAAAATCCTGACACAGCAGCTTCGTGAGTTAGAAGAGGATGGAATCGTCATTAGGACCGTGTACAGCCAAGTACCGCCAAAGGTCGAGTATGAATTGAGTGAATTGGGAGAATCGCTCAAACCAATTATGGATCTCATGTGTGAATGGGGCGAACGTTACCTACGCGGGGAAATACCGGGCAAAGAAGTTGCAGACCCTGCAAAAAACGCGGTTAGATACAGAGCTATTCAAGGAATTTGA
- a CDS encoding YdhK family protein produces MKKWKLLSLMLITAMGLSACGGPAAPDVLEQVEVVPKPTYTVGSEVILKASHQPGMQGAKAKIVGAYDTTAYSVTYTPTTGEPPVKGYKWIIQEEIKNHIQQPYNPGTEVVLKADHVKGMLDASAKLDTANTTTVYMIDYTPTTGGGEIKNYKWVTEDEISPVK; encoded by the coding sequence ATGAAAAAATGGAAACTGTTATCGCTCATGCTGATTACCGCAATGGGGTTAAGCGCATGTGGCGGTCCTGCTGCACCGGATGTGCTGGAGCAAGTAGAAGTTGTACCGAAACCTACGTATACAGTAGGGAGTGAAGTCATCTTGAAAGCAAGTCACCAACCAGGGATGCAAGGGGCGAAAGCAAAAATCGTGGGGGCTTACGACACGACGGCCTATTCCGTTACCTATACGCCTACAACGGGTGAGCCCCCTGTGAAAGGTTATAAATGGATCATTCAAGAAGAAATCAAGAACCATATCCAGCAACCGTATAATCCGGGAACGGAAGTCGTCTTGAAGGCGGATCATGTGAAAGGGATGCTCGATGCATCAGCCAAGCTTGATACGGCAAATACAACGACTGTCTATATGATCGATTACACTCCCACGACAGGGGGAGGAGAAATAAAGAACTACAAATGGGTAACGGAGGATGAGATATCACCAGTCAAATGA
- a CDS encoding GbsR/MarR family transcriptional regulator: protein MKLDKLTAETMQLIEEMALHHENQGLSRIAGRIIGLLMVSQEPLSSEQIATTLQVSLGSVSTNMRMLLKIGFAEKKSVTGDRVSYYIMAPDTIEEELIQGLERILSLKNIIEKGMQIENLQDSELVMQRFHEMLEAIELYRESLNQMLVEWKSRRM, encoded by the coding sequence ATGAAGTTGGACAAATTAACGGCGGAAACAATGCAATTGATTGAAGAAATGGCTCTCCATCACGAAAATCAAGGATTATCCAGAATTGCTGGCCGGATTATTGGACTGTTGATGGTCTCTCAGGAACCCCTTTCATCCGAGCAGATTGCCACTACATTACAAGTCAGTCTCGGAAGCGTGTCTACCAATATGCGCATGCTTTTGAAAATTGGATTCGCGGAAAAAAAGAGTGTGACAGGCGACCGTGTGAGCTATTACATCATGGCACCAGACACAATTGAGGAAGAGCTTATACAGGGTTTAGAGCGAATCCTATCATTAAAGAATATCATAGAAAAAGGAATGCAAATTGAAAATTTGCAGGATAGTGAGCTAGTTATGCAGCGATTCCATGAGATGCTGGAAGCAATTGAGCTATACAGGGAATCTCTCAACCAAATGCTCGTTGAGTGGAAGTCTCGTCGTATGTAA
- a CDS encoding M14 family zinc carboxypeptidase, with protein MTDFIQKLLQEMPDFSHFLTIEELDTSSRELAAAYPDLVTLSTIGHSTEGHPILMLRIGNGQHRALFVGCPHPNEPIGALSLEYLSKKLCEDSALLEQMDYTFYIIKEIDVDGCRLNEGWYGGPFSPDRYIRNYYRPSMHEQVEWTFPYAYKTFSFSEPIPETVAFMRAIDEAKPHFLNSLHSSDQTGTFYYVSTPLPDALCQQIIKLTHDHQLPLMIGEPEAPFMPPIQAGFYLLPELSAMYDYYQSILPTGEDPSKAILMGGSSRDYAGTRYDTFCLVSEISLFTDPRMGDKSETTHSYKDATLDIAKLEGEQIAFLSKQYQNAQAFITVPTKFQRSVEDFLIGMEEVRSHHLQSAESDAALARFATVAEMFDLKLRTFWSSLCCCSMLIRMLDAQPDNIALSEIRADSEQWLNQGLQELLSFFNWSMRPLRELCGVQLGSALMIMEYLRQTHETTSTPLK; from the coding sequence TTGACTGATTTCATTCAAAAACTGTTACAAGAAATGCCTGATTTTTCACATTTTCTAACCATTGAGGAATTGGACACCTCTTCCCGTGAACTAGCAGCCGCCTATCCAGATCTTGTTACCCTCAGTACCATCGGTCACTCAACAGAAGGACACCCCATCCTTATGCTGCGAATTGGAAATGGCCAGCATCGCGCGCTGTTCGTCGGTTGTCCGCATCCAAATGAGCCGATTGGAGCTCTATCGCTAGAGTATCTCAGCAAAAAGCTATGTGAGGATTCAGCCCTATTAGAGCAAATGGATTATACCTTTTATATCATCAAAGAAATCGATGTAGATGGTTGCCGACTGAATGAAGGTTGGTACGGCGGCCCGTTTTCTCCAGATCGTTACATCCGCAACTACTATCGTCCCAGTATGCACGAACAAGTTGAATGGACATTCCCGTATGCGTATAAAACGTTCAGCTTCAGCGAGCCCATTCCTGAAACCGTAGCATTTATGCGGGCGATTGATGAAGCCAAGCCGCATTTCCTCAACAGCTTGCACAGCTCCGATCAAACTGGAACGTTTTATTATGTATCGACTCCTCTTCCCGACGCATTGTGCCAACAGATCATAAAACTGACCCATGATCATCAATTACCGCTGATGATCGGCGAACCGGAGGCACCATTCATGCCCCCTATCCAAGCCGGTTTTTATCTGCTACCTGAGCTGTCTGCTATGTACGATTACTACCAAAGTATCCTGCCTACTGGAGAAGACCCTTCGAAAGCAATCCTCATGGGGGGCTCATCGCGCGATTATGCTGGGACACGTTACGATACCTTTTGCCTTGTTTCGGAAATATCGTTGTTTACGGATCCAAGGATGGGAGATAAATCGGAAACCACTCATAGCTACAAGGATGCTACGCTGGACATAGCCAAACTGGAAGGGGAACAGATTGCTTTTTTATCCAAACAGTACCAAAACGCACAGGCATTCATAACGGTACCAACCAAATTTCAGCGGTCTGTAGAGGATTTTCTGATCGGTATGGAGGAAGTTCGATCCCATCATTTACAATCAGCTGAAAGTGATGCAGCTTTAGCACGCTTCGCAACAGTAGCTGAAATGTTTGACCTGAAACTACGCACTTTTTGGAGTTCTCTATGCTGCTGTAGCATGCTTATCCGCATGCTGGATGCCCAGCCCGACAACATCGCCCTTTCGGAGATTCGAGCAGATTCAGAACAATGGCTGAATCAAGGCTTACAAGAGCTACTCTCCTTTTTTAACTGGTCGATGCGTCCGCTGCGCGAATTGTGCGGTGTCCAGCTAGGTTCTGCCTTGATGATCATGGAATATCTTCGTCAAACCCATGAAACTACTTCCACGCCACTAAAATAA
- a CDS encoding MFS transporter, with the protein MKKTTSISAVLLFVTILVGVLGSYSIIIALPFIGEEFHLNPVEQGAIISVYFLGFAIFTIPGGIIADKRGSKQIIVINLVLWAILTALTGAVTSFAALLVIRFLLGFIDAPLMPAMLKAIAERTPANIRTTTVSIVSSAEPIGTGLAPFLVAPLIAILGWQEATFVTALIGLLLAPILWISLPRPFVKESPSCSASSESNPIPFMSLFRNGHLWKLTSMLCGIQIVMVGCLTWVPTYLTTEKHLAITQSGLYASLPLLISMLGYLAGGWLFDRYFHQKFRSMVIPSLLFSTILLTLMILSDNVNQFLLFESISLFFLSLTTQPIIGLTMRIIPSDALGTASGILLTGGKLASIFTPIAMGAFIQAFSFQAGFSLLLVGAGIALVSSFLIHLKRSEELD; encoded by the coding sequence ATGAAAAAAACTACTTCGATCAGTGCTGTGCTCTTGTTTGTCACCATACTCGTTGGGGTTCTTGGCTCGTACAGCATCATTATTGCGCTGCCATTTATTGGAGAAGAATTTCATCTGAATCCAGTGGAGCAAGGTGCGATCATCAGTGTTTATTTTTTAGGCTTCGCGATTTTTACCATTCCGGGAGGGATCATTGCTGATAAACGAGGATCGAAGCAAATTATTGTAATCAACTTGGTACTGTGGGCAATATTGACTGCGCTTACAGGGGCGGTCACAAGTTTTGCAGCCTTACTCGTCATCCGATTTTTGTTGGGGTTTATCGATGCCCCCCTAATGCCTGCTATGTTAAAAGCGATTGCCGAACGAACACCTGCAAACATCCGTACGACCACAGTCTCCATCGTTTCATCAGCTGAACCAATTGGGACTGGACTTGCCCCTTTTCTAGTAGCACCATTGATTGCGATACTGGGATGGCAGGAAGCTACTTTTGTTACAGCATTAATCGGCCTGCTCTTGGCCCCCATTCTCTGGATATCCCTTCCCCGTCCTTTCGTGAAGGAATCACCATCATGCTCAGCATCATCAGAGTCGAACCCCATCCCTTTCATGTCTCTTTTCCGTAACGGGCATTTGTGGAAACTAACAAGTATGCTCTGCGGAATTCAAATCGTGATGGTTGGATGCTTGACATGGGTACCTACTTACTTAACAACGGAAAAACATCTTGCTATTACCCAATCAGGCTTATACGCATCGCTTCCTCTTCTCATTTCCATGCTTGGCTATTTGGCAGGAGGTTGGTTGTTTGACCGTTATTTTCATCAAAAGTTTCGATCGATGGTCATTCCGTCCCTTCTGTTCTCAACGATTCTCCTTACACTTATGATCCTATCTGACAATGTCAACCAGTTTCTGTTGTTTGAGTCGATCTCTTTGTTTTTTCTCTCCCTTACCACTCAACCCATTATTGGCCTTACCATGCGTATCATTCCCTCAGATGCTTTGGGTACTGCTAGTGGAATTCTGTTAACCGGAGGAAAGCTGGCAAGTATTTTTACACCAATCGCGATGGGCGCATTTATTCAGGCGTTCTCCTTTCAAGCCGGTTTTTCCCTGTTGCTGGTAGGTGCAGGAATTGCACTTGTTTCATCCTTTCTTATCCATCTCAAAAGGAGTGAGGAGCTTGACTGA
- a CDS encoding Lsa family ABC-F type ribosomal protection protein, whose amino-acid sequence MSLINVNNLTFAYEGSFDNIFENVSFQIDTDWKLGFTGRNGRGKTTFLNLLLGKYEYSGKISAHVSFEYFPFQVENKEYLTLDIVQDIVPDYQLWELMREFSLLKVSEDVLYRPFESLSNGEQTKVMLAALFLKENSFLLIDEPTNHLDMHARELVSDYLHSKSGYILVSHDRAFLDNCVDHILSINKTNIEVQKGNFSDWWENKQRQDNYELAENEKLKKDIKRLSDAAKRTSNWSDAVEKTKNGTLNSGSKLDKGYVGHKAAKMMKRSKSIEQRQQSALEEKSKLLKNIESHDSLKIAQLAYHKNQLAELDKVSIRYGEKLVCSDISFTIEQGERIALSGKNGSGKSSILKLICGENIDHTGAFRKGSQLKISYVSQDTSHLKGNLTDFARENGIDESLFKSILRKLDFSRVQFEKDISAFSGGQKKKVLIAKSLCEKAHLHIWDEPLNFIDVISRMQIEELLLEHSPTILFVEHDREFCNNIATKIVEL is encoded by the coding sequence ATGTCATTAATCAATGTAAATAACTTGACGTTTGCCTATGAAGGCAGTTTTGATAACATTTTTGAAAACGTGAGCTTCCAAATTGATACGGATTGGAAATTGGGTTTTACGGGAAGAAACGGCAGGGGGAAGACAACTTTTCTCAACCTGTTGCTTGGTAAATATGAATACAGCGGGAAGATTAGTGCCCATGTCAGCTTTGAATACTTTCCTTTCCAAGTCGAGAACAAAGAATATCTGACGCTTGATATCGTTCAAGACATTGTCCCGGACTATCAGCTATGGGAATTAATGCGCGAATTCTCCCTCTTAAAGGTTTCAGAGGATGTTCTATATCGTCCATTTGAATCTTTGTCTAACGGGGAGCAAACGAAAGTGATGTTAGCCGCCTTATTTCTAAAGGAAAACAGTTTTTTGTTAATTGATGAACCAACCAATCACCTCGACATGCATGCAAGGGAGCTCGTCAGTGATTATCTCCATTCCAAAAGCGGTTATATTCTTGTTTCTCACGACCGAGCATTTCTGGACAATTGTGTCGATCACATCTTGTCCATCAACAAGACGAACATCGAGGTGCAAAAAGGGAATTTCTCCGATTGGTGGGAAAATAAACAGAGACAGGATAACTATGAACTCGCTGAGAACGAGAAGCTCAAAAAAGACATTAAACGCTTGTCGGACGCAGCGAAACGAACGAGCAACTGGTCGGACGCTGTGGAAAAGACGAAAAATGGTACCTTAAATTCAGGCTCTAAGCTCGACAAAGGCTATGTGGGTCACAAAGCTGCGAAAATGATGAAACGCTCTAAATCAATTGAGCAAAGACAGCAATCTGCGCTGGAAGAAAAGTCGAAGCTCCTGAAAAACATTGAAAGCCATGACAGCTTAAAGATTGCACAGCTTGCTTACCATAAGAACCAACTTGCTGAACTGGATAAGGTTTCGATTCGTTATGGGGAGAAGTTGGTTTGCTCAGATATTAGTTTTACGATTGAGCAGGGGGAGCGTATCGCGCTGTCAGGCAAAAACGGCTCTGGCAAATCCAGCATTCTCAAGCTCATTTGCGGGGAGAACATCGATCATACTGGTGCCTTCCGAAAGGGGAGTCAGTTGAAAATCTCGTATGTATCCCAAGACACTTCGCATCTAAAGGGCAATCTGACGGATTTTGCCCGAGAAAACGGGATTGATGAAAGCCTGTTTAAATCGATTTTGCGAAAGCTGGACTTTTCCCGCGTACAATTTGAGAAGGACATTTCCGCTTTTAGCGGCGGCCAGAAGAAGAAAGTATTGATTGCGAAAAGTCTTTGCGAGAAAGCCCATCTCCATATTTGGGATGAGCCACTTAACTTTATTGATGTCATTTCGCGCATGCAAATTGAAGAGCTGCTTCTCGAGCACTCGCCAACGATCCTTTTTGTCGAGCATGACAGGGAGTTTTGCAATAACATTGCTACAAAGATCGTTGAACTGTAA
- a CDS encoding dihydrofolate reductase family protein, with protein MANVSSTLNGIYTGPTGEEDNMVSWALPGIIDATDDGLAFFQRVDAILMGRVTYEGFASYWPFQVGDWADAMNKTQKFVVTNNREFTEVHWGNYTETITLLHSDVMTKIQQLKTQIKGDIIVPASASLVQSLINADLLDELRIIIHPVLMGSGKHYFDNINTRHDMKLLETKLYGKSGSIQLRYEIGEAQVK; from the coding sequence ATGGCAAACGTAAGCAGCACATTGAATGGTATTTATACGGGGCCGACAGGAGAAGAAGACAATATGGTTAGCTGGGCGTTGCCTGGAATTATCGACGCCACAGATGATGGTCTTGCGTTCTTCCAGAGGGTTGACGCCATCTTGATGGGGCGAGTCACCTATGAAGGCTTTGCAAGCTATTGGCCGTTTCAAGTGGGGGATTGGGCTGATGCAATGAATAAGACTCAGAAGTTTGTAGTAACCAATAATCGTGAGTTTACAGAAGTTCATTGGGGGAACTACACCGAGACGATTACACTCCTTCATTCTGATGTCATGACAAAAATACAACAGCTAAAAACACAAATCAAAGGTGATATCATTGTTCCTGCAAGTGCGAGTCTTGTTCAAAGTTTGATCAATGCTGATTTGCTTGATGAACTCCGGATAATCATTCATCCGGTCTTAATGGGCAGCGGCAAACATTACTTTGACAACATCAACACACGTCACGACATGAAGTTGCTAGAAACAAAGCTTTATGGAAAAAGCGGGTCCATACAACTGCGATATGAGATCGGAGAGGCACAAGTAAAATAA